The Anomalospiza imberbis isolate Cuckoo-Finch-1a 21T00152 chromosome 8, ASM3175350v1, whole genome shotgun sequence DNA window GATGTGAACTGCATCTGTGTGAACTGGATGAGAGGTGCAAGGTGTCAGTACACCCAGGCATCAAACAACGTCCGTGTCGTGGGCGCTGAAATCGCTTACTTTGTGAATGTCCTCATGGTAAGAGTCTGCTGTTTCTAAAGCTACAGCATAATACTGATTTGAAAGAAATACAGCTCTGGAACTTCCACAGATGTGGATGTAACCAGCAGAAGATATTGTCCTCTACTCCACGATCAGTTGTGctgaaaacaaacagcacaatttttttttttttttaaggagaataTTGTGTGATAGCAGCGGGGCCTGCCAACTTAAGGAGAGGAAATTCTACAAGAAATTCTCATAGTACAGCCAAAGAGTTATTCTGTGGATGTTAACAAATGCAGTGTAAAACTAAATATGCAGAATTAATGGATATGGCAAACTTCTTTCTCATGGAGACAGAACCAATGAGCTCACAAGAACACCAAAAAAccagctggcagcactggctggggacaggcaggacCCACCAGCTGCCCCAGGGAAAGCTGTGGTGGACAGTGCCCAAACCCCCAGGAGGTGGCTCCTTTTGCAGCCAGCTTCACATGGGAAGTGAAGCTTGGTCTGAAGCCTTCTCTTTATCTAATTGCTTTCAACACGAATTTCCCATAAAAGAACTATAAATGACTAAAACCAGAGGGTGTGCTGGGTCTAGCAGTGCTCTGACCCACCTCTCATTCTCCACATTTGCATTGCAGCTACTGAATTCCTGCCCAAAAAGGCTGAAGGCATTTCTCATCTCATGGCCTCCTCCAGCTGTGCGTGGTGCTTATCCCTCCAGGTGTAACTAAGGGTTCCTGCCTGGCCTATTCTTGCAAGGCAGACAAGCATTCTGTGAACCTTAATGGCCCTCTGGAAGGATACAGAGCCTCTCAGGACTCTTAGCAGAGCTGTCTGGAGTTACAACCTCCAAACCAGCGCAGCAGCTGCATAAGGAGGTTTGGAAAATCTATGTACTGGACAGAACTAACTGGCAAAGAGACACCAAAATCCTAGAGGAGTTCCTGAGCCAGCAGGCAAATTAAAAGTAGCTTCCCAGCCCCTTTTAAACGTTCCCTGTAGCTGATGCCAAGGGGCACAGCAATGTTTGTTTCTTGCTGTTTTGGCAGGATGAGTACGGCTACTCCCCAGCCGACGTCCACATCATCGGCCACAGCCTGGGAGCGCACGCTGCAGGCGAGGCCGGCCGGAGGCGCCCGGGCATCGGCAGGATCACCGGTCAGTGAGCCTGCCACCTCGCCAGAGCCCCACACAAAACCCTGCTGCTCACTTCCCCTCTGGCTGCACCCGTGGGCTGCAGCCTACGCGGGGGtatttggaatattttgctCCTTTCACGCTCTACCGcgaggagcagggctgtgttAAATGGTGGGAAAAAGAGTGTGATAGTTATTTTTCTTGCACGCGTGTTATACagcaaagggatttttttgaaCGTGTTCAGCACTTCTAGAGGGTAAAGCTGTGGGTTTGATCTCCTGATTCATCATGGAGGCAATGCCAAGGGCATAGTGCATAAAGCAGAGTGGCCTTTCATGGATAAAAGACAATTTTGGACATTATTAACAAAACCCTTTTCAATTGTTATTTTTCCTCGGGGATTTCAGGCTTGGTGAAACTTGGACTAATAGTCTACAAAATTCAGTTTAAAAGCAAGCCCAGAATAAGTTGCCTAGGGTCAAGAAGAGATGCAAGTATAAGGCAGCAAAAACTGTGCAATTTGCAAGACTTTACAAGCACCTGAAATTGCTGCAGCAATTTGGGAAGCAAATTGATTCCATTTTCTGCTAGGTTCAAAAGCAAAGCTCACTGCTTCAAAActagatgtttttttcccaaaatctgaCTGGAGCCCGATGTAGGCAGGCAGGTTTCAACACCTCCAAGCAGGGAGGGGTGCTATCAGCACAAATTCCTCTGAGTACTCTCAAGCAAGGGACTCTAGAAACCACACAGATGGATCAGTTACTTGGGATGCAGACACAGTAACCTCAGTTTGAGTAATGTTACTAAAGAGAggttcaattaaaaaaaaagttaattccAAATGTTGGTATTCAGTGTTGCTGTAAGCAGATAAAGCAGTAAAATTTAATAGGCTTCCTACAGGTAACTTCCTGGGAGAAAAAACACTTGGTAAGAGAGAGCACACATCCTCATTTTATTAATGCCTATATTACCTAGATATAAGAACCATAGGCAACTGTATTTGTGATATTCGCTGTATACAATCAATCCATGATATCTAAAGTGATTCTACGCCTACATTATTTATACATAACGCTACTCTTTATCTCTCAGGACTGGACCCTGCACAGCCTTATTTTCAAGGCACTCCAACTGAAGTCAGACTGGATAAATCTGATGCAGACTTTGTTGACATTATCCACACAGACTCAGCTCCCACAATCCCTAACTTAGGTGAGTATGCAGCTCTATTCTGCTAATTACTTATTATTTACTGTACTGAATTATTTATGCCCTGTGGCACTTCAGTGTCCTGATTGTTCACCAAGgctgttgtgctggggcagAACAGAACGAATTCACCACTTCAGTCGCTAACGCCTCCTGTTCTAAAACACCACGCACAGGCAAATGTGAAGCCAGCAGCTACAGGTATGAGAgaacattaatttaaaacatgCTTACCCCCTGTTTCAAATGCTCCAGGTTTTGGTATGAGCCCAGCTATAGGACATATTGACTTTTATCCAAACGGAGGAAAGGAGATGCCCGGGTGTGGGAAGAACCCTGTCTCACAGATTGTAGATCTCGATGGCATCTGGGAAGGTAAGAGTGTTGTTTGCATTACCAGTTCAGGGGAAGCCCTTAAAATGTAGCCACTTATCTTTCCTTAATTCAGGTGTTTTACATTAGCTTTTGGTGTATGCAGCAATGGCAGCTGCAGACTGCAGTGAAGCTGTTAAGATGCTCAGAGCACACCACTTTTCCAGagcttattaaaaaataaacaagacaAAGGGTTTGCCTCTGGAAAATGTGTTTCCTCTAAAGGATCTAATATCAGAAACAAAAGTTGCTGGAGTTGTGCCAAACATTTTGAAGGGTCTTTTAACAACACATTGCATTTTGTGTCTAATTGCCCAGCGGCAGCTCTGGTGGAATTGGGCAAAGATGTTCACAGCTACTCCTGGGAGAGTGTCTTCAGCTGAAACTCTTTGGAGACAGAGCAATTAATTCGATTCCTTGTTGATTTACAGATTACAATCAGAGTTGCATTGAAGTGATGTCATTGTGTCTATTTTTAGGCAGCTAAAAAAAGATTGGCACATAGTGGCTCAAATACAACTTTGTTGTTTTACGTGGTTCTAATAAAATCTCTAAGTATCAGAGGATTCCTATGTAtctttctaaaattaaattgcacataagattaaaaaaaaaaaaaaaaaaaaaaccccgaagATTTCTGCTGTGGAGATTTTCCAACACATTATCTGAGGTCTTTCCTACACTACTGCAAACAACTTAAACTCTGGGAATCCATTATCTGATTTGTGATAGCTAGCCTTTTACTCCAGGTTTTAGTCAATGCAGCTGGAGGCATTACTTTTTCATTCtcgccctttttttttttttttttttgatagagTAAACTTCTTATCAATAATGGGGAATTAAAGCACAAAGAAATAACTGCATAGTACATGGTCTTCTTTTTAACCCGAAGTCAGGAAAATACAGGCaacacaaaggaaaataatatattcattattttaattttaagagtCTCCCTTTCTTAAGTACCCCCCAAATAATaacaattttgttttgaaaccCTCAGCTGGAGCAAATCAGCACTGCCCTAGGAAGTTCACTGTTAAATACTTTTCATTCGGTTTTCCTTTGTTATGGTAATGAAACTGTTGCCTACAAAAGACCTGCTTCAGGCAGCTCTGGTTTCTATTGTTAAACTCGGTCAGATTGCTTGAATAAGTGTTTTTtgaggggcaggggctgggctgagctgcacAGTCGGTCTCCACAAAGCATTTCGAGTTTGCATTTTATACCTGTTGAGCCAGGGACATTCCTTAGGGCGTGAGTGCATCAGAAGCGAGTAAGGTTCCAACCTCACGTTTGATTCTCCAGGAAATGTGATGAGGCTTTTGAGGAGGAATGATGCATGTCAGTGACATGGGTTTCTTTCCTTGAgtgggaagagaaaaggagaactAACCTGGGGGTATCTTTTCGCAGGAACTCGGGACTTTGTGGCTTGCAATCACTTGCGGAGTTACAAGTATTACTCGGACAGTATCATCTACCCTGACGGATTTTTAGGCTATCTTTGTCCTTCATATGACGTTTTTCAAGAAGTAAGTATTTCTCAGAGCTTCGGGATGGACCTTATtgaaaacattattaaaaataaatccttcgactattttttttccttgtctggCTGGATAATGTTATTAATAGATATATTTGTTTTCACTAGGGAAACTGTTTCCCATGCCCAGAAGAGGGATGCCCAAATATGGGTCACTATGCAGACAAATTCAAGGACAAGGTTAAAAATGATTTCATGAAATTTTACCTGAATACTGGAGAGGCCAGGGATTTTCCTCGTGAGTTTTGAATGCTTCCATTGCTACATACTCCTCATAAAAAATTTACTCTCCTGTTTGACAGTTAACTTTAGCAGATGAACAGATCTCATCACAGTGCAAATTCTCTTCTGTTCCTCATGCTTTTTAACTCTTTTTCCCCACCACTAATGCCAGTTTGGGGCCCTACAGGACAAGAAAGCTCCTCACAAACTCTGGAGTCTAGTGGAGGGTACTGAGATGTTTAGAGGATTGCAAGGTTcaaggagaagggaggagagacAATGCACAGAAGTTGCAGAAAGGGAATTTCTTATTAAATAATATGCAAATTACATCACAGTGGCAGTGGTTAAATGCAGGAAGAGGAGCCCAAGGAAGCTGGGAAATCTCCATCATTGGAAATGCCAAAAACTCCATTTGACAAAGGCCAAGAACAAGCTGATCACAGCTGGTTTCAGAACTGGATGGACAAGATGAGCTCCTTTACAACCTCAGTTATCGTAAATGCCAGCTCTCACAACACACTGCTTAGTTTGCCCTTGTAAGCACAAATCAGAATCTTCTTGAGCTCCTCTTGCTAATTGCACTCTACAAGGAAGTTCCCAcccacaaaaattatttttctggagCTTCAGAATTCTTTCGTGCTGCTTAGATTCTGTATCTGTATTTATCCCTAACACCCCTTTATTTCCAGCTTCACTCTGTATGAAAACCTTCATGGTCAAAATGCTGAGATCTGTATCGTATTTACTACAACATGAActagttttgtcttttttctctcagaaaGTAACAAATGTCTTCTGTTTCTCATGTTGATCTCATTAAGACATAACAACAGATTTGACTCACTCgtgtttttgtattttctgctcTCAACTATACTGTACagacacaaaaacaaaaaaaaaaaaaacctagaatTTAATATTTTGGGGGGCTGTTTCTCCCTGGGTACAGTCTAAGTAGTTGTATTTCTTCTGTGTAGTTTGGAGGTACAAAGTAACCGTGACCCTCTCTGGAAAGAGCAAAGTAAAAGGATATGTAAATGTTGCCCTGTATGGCACTGGTGGGAACACAAAGCAGCACCAGATCACCAAGTAAGTTAACAATTCaatagaaaataaacttttcttctAGAGCCTTTAATTTGTATTTGTAATTAATAATTCTGTTTAAATTAATcttatgaagaaagaaaaaaaaaggcagcataTCAGGCCCACCTGCCTTTGCTGCCTCTGAAAAACAGTGGTTTGGGATGAATTACATCAGAAATCTGGCAATAATGTTGCTGCCATATAATAGGATAAATGTTGTCTCTCTGCTAAATTCCTACCCTCTTGCCACCACAGGCAGAGCCTTTGACAAGACTGGTAATTAACTGTAAATGTTGCCATGCCTCACATCCataaaatgctgtttttcacAGGGGCACCCTCAAACCAGACAACACTTACACAGCCTATATTGATGCAGAAATTAATGTAGGAGAAGTTACCAAGGTTAAATTTCTTTGGAACAACAACTGGATAAACCCAACTCTTCCTAAACTGGGAGCTGCTACTATCACAGTAGAAGCTGGACTAAACAGAACAGAGTAAGTATACACATTGTGAAAATCTTAAAAGTTACTGGAGAAGATAGGTGACAAAATTATAAATGGAGTGGAAGCCTTTTCACAAGAAAAGCTGTTTAAgtcattaaaaggaaaagattcTCAAGGAAACCTTTTCATTCCTTCTTTTCAAGACACTGTTCATCCATACTTCTATTCACTACTACTTCAACCCTTTGCCTTAAATAACTGAAAATCTCTCCAGGCTTTAGAAGAGCAAATTTCTGTATAACCCTTTGGATGAGAAAAGTTAATGGTGGCTTGGAATGTCAGCACCATTCTTGCCAAACTCCTACTGTCCACAAAACCAGATGATTTGTGGGTCGGATTCACTGTCAGCTGGAACCAGCCAGGTGTTCCATTGGTGTTGGTGACCCCTAAGGTCATGATTGATTAAAGAGGATGGTGATAATAAACCCACCCTTCCAATGAGGAACTCTAACACTTGGAGCGTGCTATACATAAAGCTGAGGGAAAGAGGCTAAAATTGATTTCTCAAGACTTTGTGAAGTATGGATTGGATGTTCAGATTATAGAAGCATGGTTTACTGATTCAGTTTTACTAGTTTTCCTGGACTTTTAAACATGAATGCCTTCATTTTCTTGATCAGTTATTTTATCCACATCATGAGTTAGTACATAGAACAGGAGGTAcagtttaaattttatttattctattttcaAATGCACAGTTAAAATTCCATCACATAAAAGACAACATGGGAGGTGGAAACAGTTTAAAACAAAGTGAAATTATTACGGCCAAGCAGCACTTGAACTCACCTTAAGCAGACGTCCTAAGTCTGGTTGTAGTTTCCAGTCACCAAAGCATATTACTGACAAAGTGTATTTCTGTACTCACCCTTCTACTGACTTGTGACCTTTGCACAAGTAGTTGTGGCCATCTCTGTAGAGATGGTAGCACAAAGTCTGGGGGAAAACCCGAGAATTGTGACACTAAAGTAAGGTGGGCAATGAAGCAGAATGAATACAGTCTACCAAAACTTTCCCCAGCAGTAATATTTCAAATTTAGAAGCTCAAAGTTTGCTCTGTTCAGTTGCCTCAAATGACAAATCAGGTTGTGTTACCATCAAAGTAAATCCATTTGTATAATTTCAACAACTGCTGACAGCTCAAGGTGCTTTCATTTCCGTTATCCTCAGGTACCGTTTCTGTGGTTCTGAGACTGTGAGGGAGGATGTCCTGCAGACTCTGACTGCTTGCTAACAGCACATTTGGATCCCCAAATCCTTGCTACCAATAAAAGCTACTCATACAGAAAACACTGGAATCTGCAGCTGTAATATTGCTGGTGTGTGTGttgtttggggtggtttttacTGGTTTGGGACGCAGAGGTTAAGTCTGTGGATACCTCTGTATAGACAGAATTTTTAGAGTGGCTTTAGGAGTGAATGTGCCAAAATATGTTGAAGAATTCCCCTGCTTTCCGcctgtttcaaaataatttcaagcaAGAGGAAAGAGGGCaggtaacagaaaaaaattcatttctgtCCTCATGTAATCCTGCCTCGTGTCCCTCAGCGTTCTGCTGGACACGGGGGCTGTGTCTCCTCTGCTGCTAGAGGAAGCTCATCTTCACTGATAAAACCTCACAGAACTGCTGGGGATCTGCTGCTACACACATCTACTGCTCCTGGGGACCTTCTCTCACTTTCTCCTGATGTTCCCCAGACTGGGGCACTCTGCTCCTTCTGTCTCTCTGGATGACCTTTCCTCACCCAGAACACCCTGTCCTGAAGGACATCAACCTCCCTGCAAGGCTTTAGATTCTGTGTAGTGGTGGAGGTGGAAACCAATTTATTTTGTGTTGGAGCACTACTTTTctagaatagaaaaaaaagcagtggggttttttgggttggatttctttgtttgtttttttaattgagtgCATTCTGCCAGCTCTCACAGGGTGATGGAAAGGAGATAGGGGATGTAAATAGTAGACAAAGAAACATCAGCACTGAAGATTAGCAACCCATGGAGGTGCCCTGGGCTGAAGTAAGTTCTTTATATAAAAGCCAAAGTGCTCCTTGCTTTTACACAACTGAAGAGAATATCCTCCAGGAATTTCAGTCAGAGACATGCAGGCTTgcttttatgtttaaaaatctTCTAAATTGCGCTTCTGCTTCTTGCTCAGATTAAAAGGTACTATttgatttagattagatgtaTGGAAGAAGTTCTGTATTACAGGAGTGCTGaaactggcacaggttgccctgAGATGTGTTAggtgccccatctctggaaatattcaacaCCAGCCTGGTTGAATTTGCAGAATTCCTGGAGTATTCCCTCTGCTACATTCCTTCTCTCCCTGTGCAGCTCCTCAGGCAGCAGCAAgtgcagcaagcacacagcagagTTCTCTTTGTATGTTTtcctcccagcctgtgctgtcCAGGACACTTAAAAGCTGGCATTT harbors:
- the LOC137478343 gene encoding pancreatic triacylglycerol lipase-like, whose translation is MPGIWILALFLLSAAEGREVCFERLGCFTDDMPWSGTMERPVYKLPWKPESVDTQFLLYTRENTDNFQEVSAVDNSTIKVSNFKASRKTRFIVHGFVDSGEENWLSDMCKRMLTVEDVNCICVNWMRGARCQYTQASNNVRVVGAEIAYFVNVLMDEYGYSPADVHIIGHSLGAHAAGEAGRRRPGIGRITGLDPAQPYFQGTPTEVRLDKSDADFVDIIHTDSAPTIPNLGFGMSPAIGHIDFYPNGGKEMPGCGKNPVSQIVDLDGIWEGTRDFVACNHLRSYKYYSDSIIYPDGFLGYLCPSYDVFQEGNCFPCPEEGCPNMGHYADKFKDKVKNDFMKFYLNTGEARDFPLWRYKVTVTLSGKSKVKGYVNVALYGTGGNTKQHQITKGTLKPDNTYTAYIDAEINVGEVTKVKFLWNNNWINPTLPKLGAATITVEAGLNRTEYRFCGSETVREDVLQTLTAC